In one Pseudomonas purpurea genomic region, the following are encoded:
- a CDS encoding PAS domain-containing methyl-accepting chemotaxis protein: protein MKINLPVTGRNVDFAPDANILSTTDLTSAITYANADFIQISGYSREELLGSPHHLLRHPDMPSAAFGHMWRTLKRGRSWMGMVKNRCKNGDHYWVSAYVTPVTQGGQAMEYQSVRTKPSAEQIEAAEKAYARMRSTRSPLWRQLPAPGLKLKLWASFSAVLALSLAAADWLTSWSPWWSLLVLVVGSGVAGIAVSLALRPLGRLTERARVIADNPLSQGIYTGRRDEFGQVEFALQMLEAQVGAVVGRIGDASQRLAGHAAELVEHLQSSHSSTLDQQAETDQVAAAIHQMAASVAQVASHAQQASQAADQAESETREGHHLVGESRSAVLRLATELSRATEVIHQLEGHSTDISGVLEVIRSIADQTNLLALNAAIEAARAGDAGRGFAVVADEVRGLAQRTQQSTNEIQRMISTLQNGARDAVQVMQLSSEHVENSVDQAQRAATALDGISQRVNQITEMSLQIAAAVEQQSAVSEDINRNIISIRTACEATVCAGQQSHVNSEDVAGLAGDLQLLAREFWNKRG, encoded by the coding sequence ATGAAGATCAATCTCCCGGTAACGGGGCGAAATGTGGATTTTGCCCCCGACGCGAACATTCTTTCGACCACCGATCTGACTAGCGCGATCACCTACGCCAACGCCGATTTTATTCAGATCAGCGGTTACAGCCGGGAAGAGTTGCTGGGCTCACCTCACCATTTGCTTCGTCACCCCGACATGCCCTCGGCCGCGTTCGGCCATATGTGGCGCACGCTCAAGCGGGGCCGCTCATGGATGGGTATGGTCAAGAATCGCTGCAAAAACGGTGATCACTATTGGGTCAGTGCCTATGTCACGCCGGTGACGCAGGGCGGGCAGGCGATGGAATACCAGTCCGTGCGCACCAAACCCAGCGCGGAGCAGATCGAGGCGGCCGAAAAAGCCTACGCCCGGATGCGCAGCACCCGTTCGCCGTTATGGCGACAACTGCCGGCGCCAGGGTTGAAGCTCAAACTGTGGGCGTCGTTCAGTGCGGTGCTGGCCTTGAGCCTGGCGGCGGCCGATTGGCTGACGTCCTGGTCGCCGTGGTGGTCGTTGCTGGTGCTGGTGGTTGGCAGCGGCGTTGCCGGGATTGCCGTCAGCCTGGCGTTGCGTCCGCTGGGGCGCTTGACCGAGCGGGCCCGGGTGATTGCCGATAACCCGCTGAGCCAGGGAATTTATACCGGGCGCCGGGATGAGTTCGGTCAGGTCGAGTTTGCCTTGCAGATGCTCGAAGCGCAGGTCGGCGCGGTGGTGGGCCGTATTGGCGATGCCTCGCAACGCCTGGCGGGCCACGCGGCCGAGTTGGTCGAACACCTGCAAAGCAGCCACAGCAGCACCCTTGATCAGCAGGCGGAAACCGATCAGGTCGCCGCCGCGATTCATCAGATGGCGGCCAGTGTGGCGCAGGTCGCCAGCCATGCGCAGCAGGCCTCGCAGGCAGCCGACCAGGCGGAAAGTGAAACCCGCGAAGGTCATCATCTGGTGGGCGAAAGCCGCAGCGCGGTGTTGCGCCTGGCCACCGAACTGTCTCGTGCCACCGAGGTGATTCATCAACTGGAAGGGCACAGCACGGATATTTCCGGGGTGCTGGAGGTGATCCGCAGCATTGCCGATCAAACCAACCTGCTGGCACTCAACGCCGCCATCGAGGCCGCCCGCGCAGGCGACGCCGGCCGTGGTTTTGCGGTGGTGGCCGATGAGGTGCGGGGGCTGGCGCAGCGCACGCAGCAGTCGACGAATGAAATCCAGCGGATGATCAGCACCCTGCAAAACGGTGCGCGGGACGCGGTGCAGGTGATGCAGCTAAGCAGCGAGCATGTGGAAAACAGCGTCGACCAGGCCCAACGCGCCGCAACGGCGCTGGACGGCATCAGCCAGCGGGTCAACCAGATTACCGAAATGAGCCTGCAAATTGCCGCTGCCGTGGAGCAGCAAAGTGCGGTCAGCGAAGACATCAACCGCAACATCATCAGCATTCGCACCGCGTGCGAGGCCACGGTCTGCGCCGGACAGCAGAGCCACGTCAATTCAGAGGACGTGGCGGGGCTGGCGGGTGACTTGCAACTGCTGGCGCGCGAGTTCTGGAACAAGCGCGGGTAG
- a CDS encoding YkgJ family cysteine cluster protein, which yields MNTTYSCVGCGKCCNDHHVPLTLAEARMWAADGGTVIVLVEGFLGNGLGLPVQQREHAERRSVIVQSGETQAHVAITFAAYNAGPCRNLDEDNRCGIYERRPLVCRIYPMEINPHIPLNPSAKDCPPESWEQGPALIVGGQLVDQELAMLIQHSRQADRDDIQAKEAICERLGIRTTALKGDGFTAYLPDMAAFAQAIDQVQAAPLPDSAGEWLFHVSGDDIAGQVQAAGAHLTTVAPQNYAFISLRAA from the coding sequence ATGAACACGACCTATTCCTGCGTAGGCTGCGGCAAATGCTGCAACGACCACCACGTCCCCCTGACCCTCGCCGAAGCCCGCATGTGGGCGGCGGATGGCGGCACAGTGATCGTGCTGGTGGAAGGTTTTCTCGGCAATGGCCTGGGCCTGCCAGTGCAACAACGCGAACACGCCGAACGCCGTTCGGTGATCGTTCAGAGCGGCGAGACCCAGGCCCACGTGGCAATCACCTTTGCCGCGTACAACGCCGGTCCCTGCCGGAATCTTGACGAAGACAACCGGTGCGGCATCTACGAGCGCCGACCACTGGTGTGCCGCATCTACCCGATGGAAATCAACCCGCACATTCCCCTGAACCCGAGCGCCAAGGATTGCCCGCCCGAATCCTGGGAACAGGGCCCGGCGCTGATCGTCGGTGGCCAGTTAGTGGACCAGGAACTGGCAATGCTGATCCAGCACTCACGTCAGGCGGACCGCGACGACATTCAGGCCAAGGAAGCGATTTGCGAACGGCTGGGGATTCGTACCACAGCCCTTAAAGGTGACGGCTTCACCGCGTACCTGCCGGACATGGCCGCGTTTGCCCAAGCCATTGATCAGGTTCAGGCAGCGCCGTTGCCGGATTCGGCGGGCGAATGGCTGTTCCATGTCTCGGGCGATGACATCGCCGGACAGGTGCAAGCCGCTGGCGCTCACCTGACAACGGTCGCCCCCCAGAACTATGCGTTCATCTCCCTGCGCGCCGCATAA
- a CDS encoding efflux RND transporter periplasmic adaptor subunit: MLIPGKTLAITGLLAVAVAVATWVALKPASARLVAPSAIPVRVVSVVEQDVPRYVSGIGSVLSLHSVVIRPQIDGILTKLLVKEGQLVKTGDLLATLDDRTIRASLDQARAQLGESQAQLQVAEVNLKRYKLLTVDDGVSKQTYDQQQALVNQLKATAQGNQAAIDAAQVQLSYTQIRSPVTGRVGIRTVDEGNFLRMSDTQGLFSVTQIDPIAVEFSLPQQMLPTLQRLIAAPQPAAVDAYIGADGATGDLLGEGHLTLIDNQINANTGTLRAKAEFDNATQRLWPGQLVTVKIQTALDKGALVVPPGVVQRGLDQHFVYRVKGDKVETVPVHMVYQDSELNIIKGVQAGDVLVSDGQSRLKPGATVQVLGAPPAVTQAAAPEQRP, translated from the coding sequence ATGCTTATTCCTGGAAAAACCCTCGCGATTACAGGCCTGCTGGCAGTCGCCGTGGCGGTGGCCACCTGGGTCGCACTCAAACCGGCGAGTGCCCGCCTCGTTGCACCGAGCGCGATTCCGGTACGCGTGGTCAGCGTGGTTGAACAGGACGTGCCACGCTACGTCAGCGGGATCGGTTCGGTGCTGTCCTTGCACAGCGTGGTGATCCGGCCGCAGATAGACGGCATCCTCACCAAACTGCTGGTCAAGGAGGGCCAACTGGTCAAGACCGGCGACCTGCTGGCGACCCTCGATGATCGAACGATCCGCGCCAGCCTCGATCAGGCCCGCGCCCAACTGGGCGAAAGCCAGGCGCAGTTGCAGGTGGCCGAGGTCAATCTCAAGCGCTACAAACTGCTGACGGTCGATGACGGCGTGTCCAAACAGACCTACGACCAGCAACAGGCGCTGGTCAATCAGTTGAAAGCCACGGCGCAGGGCAATCAGGCCGCCATTGATGCCGCGCAGGTACAGCTTTCGTACACGCAGATTCGCTCGCCGGTGACGGGGCGGGTCGGTATCCGTACCGTCGACGAAGGTAACTTCCTGCGCATGAGCGATACCCAAGGGTTGTTTTCGGTGACCCAGATCGACCCGATCGCGGTCGAGTTTTCCCTGCCGCAGCAGATGCTGCCGACCCTGCAACGGCTGATCGCCGCCCCGCAGCCTGCTGCGGTGGATGCCTACATTGGCGCCGACGGTGCTACCGGCGATTTGCTGGGCGAAGGCCATTTGACGCTGATCGACAACCAGATCAATGCCAACACCGGGACCCTGCGCGCCAAGGCTGAGTTCGACAACGCCACGCAACGGCTCTGGCCTGGGCAATTGGTGACGGTCAAGATCCAGACCGCTCTCGACAAAGGCGCCCTGGTGGTGCCGCCGGGCGTGGTCCAGCGAGGCCTGGACCAGCATTTCGTGTACCGGGTCAAAGGTGACAAAGTCGAAACCGTGCCGGTGCACATGGTCTACCAGGACAGTGAGCTGAACATCATCAAGGGCGTGCAGGCCGGCGACGTGCTGGTCAGTGACGGCCAGTCACGACTCAAGCCGGGGGCCACCGTGCAAGTGCTCGGCGCCCCACCGGCCGTGACCCAGGCTGCCGCGCCGGAGCAGCGGCCATGA
- a CDS encoding multidrug efflux RND transporter permease subunit — protein sequence MKGRGSISAWCIDHPVATVLLTFALVLLGLIAFPRLPIAPLPEAEFPTIQVAAQLPGASPDTMASSVATPLEVQFSAIPGMTQMTSSSALGSTNLTLQFTLDKSIDTAAQEVQAAINTAAGKLPKDMPTLPTWRKVNPADSPVLILSISSTQIPGTELSDYAETLLARQLSQIDGVGQINITGQQRPAIRVQASADKLAAIGLTLADIRLAIQQTSLNLAKGALYGESSISTLSTNDQLFHPEEYGQLIVSYKNGAPVQLKDVAKVVNGSENAYVQAWSGDEPGVNLVISRQPGANIVETVDRIQAALPGLQAMLPASVQVNVLIDRTQTIRASLHEVEVTLLIAVLLVVAVMALFLRQWSATLIVASVLGVSLIASFALMYVMGFSLNNLTLVAIVIAVGFVVDDAIVVVENIHRHLEAGDGMREAAIKGAGEIGFTVVSISFSLVAAFIPLLFMGGVVGRLFKEFALTATSTIMISVVVSLTLAPTLAALFMRAPEHHAHAKATFGERLLALYEQGLRRALAHQKLMLGIFGLTLCMAIAGYVFIPKGFFPVQDTGFVLGTTEATADISYTDMVKKHLAMAEIVAADPAVQAFSHSVGVSGSNQTIANGRFWIALKKRGDRDVSASQFIDRIRPQLMKVPGIVLYLRAGQDINLSSGPSRAQYQYVLKSNDGPTLNTWTQRLTEKLRGNPAFRDISNDLQLGGSITHINIDRAAAARFGLTASDVDEALYDAFGQRQINEFQTEINQYNVILELDTRQRGKAESLAYFYLRSPLSGEMVPLSALARFDAPTIGPLSIAHDGMFPAANLSFNLAPGVALGDAVIMLNQAKSEIGMPASVNGNFQGAAQAFQSSLASQPWLILAALVAVYIILGVLYESFVHPLTIISTLPSAGLGALMLLWILGQDFSIMALIGLVLLIGIVKKNGILMIDFALDAQRNRGLPPEEAIYEACLTRFRPIIMTTLAALLGALPLMLGYGTGAELRQPLGIAVVGGLLVSQALTLFTTPVIYLWLERLFHRPTPAPALASTH from the coding sequence ATGAAAGGCCGGGGCTCGATTTCCGCCTGGTGCATCGACCACCCGGTCGCGACCGTCCTGCTGACCTTCGCCCTGGTGCTGCTGGGGCTGATTGCCTTCCCGCGCCTGCCGATTGCGCCGCTGCCGGAAGCCGAGTTCCCGACGATTCAGGTCGCCGCCCAGTTACCCGGCGCCAGCCCGGACACCATGGCCTCGTCAGTGGCCACGCCTTTGGAAGTGCAGTTCAGCGCCATCCCCGGCATGACCCAAATGACCTCCAGCAGCGCCTTGGGTTCGACCAACCTGACCCTGCAATTCACCCTCGACAAAAGCATCGACACCGCCGCGCAGGAAGTGCAGGCCGCCATCAACACCGCCGCCGGCAAACTGCCCAAGGACATGCCGACGCTGCCGACCTGGCGCAAGGTCAACCCGGCCGACAGCCCGGTGCTGATCCTCAGCATCAGCTCCACGCAAATACCCGGCACCGAACTCAGCGACTACGCCGAAACCCTGCTGGCGCGACAACTGAGCCAGATCGACGGGGTTGGCCAGATCAACATCACCGGCCAGCAACGCCCGGCAATCCGGGTCCAGGCCTCGGCCGACAAACTCGCGGCCATCGGCCTGACACTCGCCGACATTCGCCTGGCGATCCAGCAAACCAGCCTCAACCTGGCCAAAGGTGCGTTGTACGGCGAGTCGAGTATTTCCACGCTGTCGACCAACGATCAGTTGTTCCATCCCGAGGAGTACGGCCAACTCATCGTCTCCTATAAGAACGGAGCGCCGGTCCAGCTCAAGGATGTGGCGAAGGTAGTCAATGGCTCGGAAAACGCCTACGTCCAGGCCTGGTCCGGTGACGAACCGGGGGTGAATCTGGTGATCTCGCGGCAACCGGGGGCCAACATCGTCGAGACCGTGGACCGGATTCAGGCCGCTTTGCCAGGCCTTCAAGCCATGCTTCCCGCATCAGTGCAGGTCAACGTGCTGATCGACCGCACGCAGACCATTCGCGCCTCGCTGCACGAAGTGGAAGTCACCCTGCTGATCGCGGTGTTGCTGGTGGTCGCAGTCATGGCGCTGTTCCTGCGCCAATGGTCGGCAACGCTGATCGTCGCCAGCGTACTCGGGGTGTCACTGATCGCCAGTTTCGCCTTGATGTACGTGATGGGTTTCAGCCTGAACAACCTGACGCTGGTGGCGATCGTGATCGCCGTGGGCTTCGTGGTCGACGATGCCATCGTGGTGGTGGAAAACATCCACCGTCATCTGGAGGCCGGCGACGGCATGCGTGAAGCGGCGATCAAAGGCGCTGGCGAGATTGGTTTTACCGTGGTTTCAATCAGCTTCTCGCTGGTGGCGGCGTTCATTCCGCTGCTGTTCATGGGCGGCGTGGTGGGCCGTTTGTTCAAGGAATTCGCCCTGACCGCCACCTCGACCATCATGATTTCGGTGGTGGTGTCCCTGACCCTGGCGCCCACCCTGGCCGCGCTGTTCATGCGCGCACCAGAGCATCACGCCCACGCCAAAGCCACGTTCGGCGAACGCTTGCTGGCGCTCTATGAACAAGGCCTGCGCCGGGCCCTGGCCCATCAGAAACTGATGCTGGGGATCTTCGGCCTGACACTGTGCATGGCGATTGCCGGCTACGTGTTTATCCCCAAGGGGTTCTTCCCGGTTCAGGACACGGGTTTTGTGCTCGGGACCACGGAAGCGACCGCCGATATTTCCTACACTGACATGGTGAAAAAACACTTGGCGATGGCCGAAATCGTAGCTGCCGATCCGGCGGTGCAAGCCTTCTCCCATTCGGTGGGCGTCTCGGGCAGCAACCAGACCATCGCCAACGGGCGCTTCTGGATTGCCCTGAAAAAACGCGGTGACCGCGATGTGTCGGCCAGCCAGTTCATCGACCGGATTCGCCCACAGCTGATGAAAGTGCCCGGCATCGTCCTGTACCTGCGTGCCGGGCAAGACATCAACCTCAGCTCCGGCCCCAGCCGCGCCCAGTATCAGTACGTGCTCAAGAGCAACGACGGCCCGACGCTGAACACCTGGACCCAGCGCCTGACGGAAAAACTGCGTGGCAACCCGGCGTTTCGCGACATTTCCAACGACCTGCAACTGGGCGGCAGCATCACCCACATCAACATCGACCGGGCGGCTGCGGCACGTTTCGGGTTGACCGCCAGCGACGTCGACGAAGCGCTGTACGACGCCTTCGGGCAGCGGCAGATCAACGAGTTCCAGACCGAGATCAACCAGTACAACGTGATCCTCGAACTCGACACCCGCCAGCGCGGCAAGGCCGAAAGCCTGGCCTACTTCTACCTGCGCTCGCCGCTGAGCGGTGAAATGGTGCCGCTGTCGGCATTGGCCAGGTTCGACGCGCCCACCATCGGCCCGTTGTCCATCGCCCATGACGGCATGTTCCCGGCCGCCAACCTGTCATTCAACCTGGCCCCCGGCGTCGCACTGGGTGACGCGGTGATCATGCTCAATCAGGCGAAAAGCGAAATCGGCATGCCGGCCTCGGTCAACGGCAACTTCCAGGGCGCGGCGCAGGCATTCCAGAGTTCGCTGGCCAGCCAGCCGTGGCTGATTCTCGCGGCGCTGGTGGCGGTGTACATCATCCTTGGCGTGCTCTACGAGAGTTTCGTGCACCCGCTGACGATCATCTCCACCCTGCCTTCGGCCGGGCTCGGTGCCCTGATGCTGCTGTGGATTCTGGGGCAGGACTTCTCGATCATGGCGCTGATCGGCCTGGTGCTGCTGATCGGGATCGTCAAGAAAAACGGGATCCTGATGATCGACTTCGCCCTCGACGCCCAGCGCAATCGAGGGCTGCCTCCCGAAGAAGCAATCTACGAAGCCTGCCTGACACGGTTCCGGCCGATCATCATGACCACCCTCGCCGCCCTGCTCGGCGCGCTGCCGCTGATGCTCGGCTACGGCACCGGTGCCGAACTGCGCCAGCCACTGGGGATCGCGGTGGTCGGCGGGTTGCTGGTCAGCCAGGCCCTGACGCTGTTTACCACGCCGGTCATATACTTGTGGCTAGAGCGGCTATTCCATCGGCCCACACCAGCGCCTGCGCTGGCGAGCACACACTGA